Genomic window (Marinobacter fonticola):
AAGGGGCTCGCCAGGGACGCCAAGCGATTGGGAGAGGTCCACAGCGCCCTCCAGCAGCCAGTCGACACCCGGCACACGGGCGATGTCCTCGCCATTGCGCAGACCTTCGGCATCCTCAATCATCAGGACGACGAGTATTTCGCGGTTGGCCTGCTCAAGATAACGGCCAAGAGGAAGGGTCCCGAACCCGGTGGTGCGACCGCCGGTGATACCCCGCTCTCCCTGTGGAGCATAGCGCGCCATATTAACCACGGCTCTGGCCTCAGCCGCGTTGCGCACCCGAGGCACAACGATGCCTTGCGCACCACTATCCAGGGCGTGGGCGATGGCCGCCACATCGGGCTGTGGTACCCGAACCAGCGGCGTGATTCCCGCGCACTCCGCCGCACGGATCATATGCTCAACGGATTCGGGATTGGTGGACAGGTGCTCCGTATCCAGGATGACGAAGTCATACCCGGCGTAACCGATCATCTCTACCAACCAGGGAGACGGCACCGCGTTTAGCAGTCCGTACACCGCTTTTCCTTCCCAGAGCTTGTGCTTAGTCGCGTTCGTGGTGAGCATGGTCCAGCGCCTACTGTTTCGAGCATTGTCGCGAATAGTAATCATTGTCATTACTGGGGTCAACACGACTTTTAGGGCTGTCCAAAAACAGTTTCGGAATGGGTAATCTGCTCGCGGTATGATCCTTGTCGCGAGCCGGGCTGGCTCTGGTCCGCCAACTGGTTTAGCCTGAAAAACAGAATTAGAAGGGCATGTGATGAGAGATCGCGTCAATCAGATACAGACCAATGAGAGCTGGCAGAAAAACCTTGCGGTCCTCATCGAGCACCAGCGTTTGCGTAGCTTTCCGGCGATGCTCGAGGCGTTCCTGTCGACCCTGTGCTTTTTCGATACGATTCTGCTACTGACCTACAAGAAGGCGCTGCGGCCCCTCCTCGTCCACCCGTCCGATCCCGAGGAACAAAGCGATACTCTACGCCAGTACCTGAAGCACGCCTACGTGCTCGACCCGCTGTTCCACGCGATCAAGAACGGTACGTCGCCAGGCATCGTGCGGCTGGCCGAGATCATGCCGGATTCGTTCAAGAGCACCGAGTATTACCAGACCTGTTACCAGAATTTTGGCCTGGTGGACGAGATCAACCTGTTGATCCGCCTCGATGACAAACTAACCTGCGCCATTACCCTCGGCCGCAAGGCGTCGCTGGACTGTATTTCCCGCACCGAATTGAATGCGTTACAGGAGTTCTACCCCGTCATCAGCGCTCTGGTCAGACAGTTCTGGCAGGCCCAGTCCGGCGAATTTCTTCAATACGGCCGCTCTGACGGCCCCATGAAGCGGGCCCTGAGCACCTTTGCCAGCGGGGTATTGACCCAGCGCGAACGCGAAATCACCGACCTGATCCTGCGCGGCTTTTCTTCCCAGGCTATCGCCGACCACCTGAAGATCAGCGTGGGAACCGTGAAGGTGCACCGCAAGAACATCCATACGCGGCTGAACACCTCCACTCAGGCGGAAATATTCACGCAATTCATCAACCACCTGAACCAACTGGAAGAACCCCAGTAGCCGGGCACTAGCAACTGATCCAAACGTTCAGAGGCTGATCCAGACGGTTTTCAGGTCGGTGTATTTTTCCAGCGAATGCAGGGATTTGTCGCGGCCGTAGCCGGACGCCTTCACGCCACCGAAGGGCATGGTGCTGTCGCCACCGCCCCAGCCGTTGACCCAGACCATTCCACTCTGGATCTTGCGGCTGACCCGGTGCGCCCGGGACAGGTTGCCCGTCCACACCGAGGCGCCAAGCCCGTAGCGATTGTCGTTGGCCAGATGAATGGCCTCCGCTTCGTCGCTGAATTCGCCGACCGCAAGTACCGGGCCGAAGATTTCCTCCTGCACGAAGCGCATGTGATTCTGTGCCTCGCCGATAATGGTGGGCTCGACGAAGTACCCTTTTCCCGGCTCGGCTTCGGGCACACCGCCGGTCAGCACCCTGGCGCCCTCGTCGATGGCGGACTGGATATAGCTGGCCACCGTTTCCAACTGGGTTTTGTCGACCAGCGCGCCCATGCGGGTTTCCGGATCGAGCGGATTTCGAGGCCGGTAGACTTTCGCCGCCTCGAGCAGCGCTTCGGTGAAACGCTCGCGAATGGAGGACTGCACATAGAGCCGGGAACAGGCGATACACACCTCGCCCTGGTTGGAAAAGATCGCCGCTGCGGCGGTTGATGCCGCTTTTTCGATGTCCTCGCAATCCTCGAACACCAGCATTGGCGATTTGCCGCCCGCTTCGATCCAGACCCGTTTCAGGTTGGATTGACCGGCGTATTCCATCAGCAGACCGCCCACCCGGCTGGAGCCGGTGAAGGTCAGTACGTTGACGTCGTTGTGCAGCGCCAGGGCTTTGCCGGCGGTGTGGCCGAAACCCGGCAGCACGTTAAATACACCGTCGGGTATGCCCGCCGCCTTGGCCAGCGCTGCCAGACGCAGCACACTCAGCGCGCTTTTTTCAGAAGGCTTGAGGATGACCGAGTTGCCCGCCGCCAATGCCGGGGCGATTTTCCAGGTGGCCATCATCAGCGGGTAGTTCCAGGGCGTGATCGCCGCCACGACACCCGCCGGCTCGTGACTGATCAGGCCCAGGGTGTCATGGCCGGTGGGTGCAATCTCGCCGTATAGCTTGTCAATGGATTCCGCCGTCCAGCGCAGGCAATTGATGGAATCCGGCACATCCACGCTGATCATTTCGCTGATGGGCTTGCCCATATCCAGACTGTCGAGCACGGCCAGTTCGTCACCATGTTGCTCCATCAGGTCGGCCAGACGCAGCAGAACCCGCTTGCGGTCGCCTGGCGCCAGGTCAGACCACGCCCCTGAGACAAACGCGTCGCGGGCGGCCGCGACGGCCTGATCGACGTCGTCCGCATCGCAACTGGCGATATCGGCCAACCGAGTTGCCGTCGCTGGGTTAATGGCCGGGAATGTCTCACCGGACAAAGCGTCCTGGAATCGGCCATTGATAAAGGCCTGCCCATGCAAGGTGACCGATTCGCTCAGGGCTTTCCATTCCGCACTGGTTTTCATGGTCTTCTCCCGACGTTGAATGACTTTTCAGTCAAGCCTAACCGGGGGCGCTGCCAACGCACTATATACCCTAGGAGGTAGACAGCCGGCTGCGCGCTACAACCAGTTCTTCGTCTTGAAATACAGGTAGGGGGCAATACCGGCCATGATCATCAGGCCGATGGCCATGGGATACCCCAGCAGCCAATCCAATTCCGGCATGACTTTGAAGTTCATGCCGTAGATGCTGGCGACCAGCGTTGGCGGCAGGAAAACCACGGCGGCGATGGAGAAGATCTTGATGATCTGGTTCTGTTCGATATTGATGAAACCCTGAGTGGAGTCCATCAGGAAGTTGATCTTGTCGAACAGGAAGGCGGTGTGGGACATCAAGGTTTCCACGTCGCGCATGATTTCCCGCAAGGTATCGGCATGTTCCGGGTCCTTGCGAAGATGCCGTAAAAGGAACGAGATATCCCGCTGGGAGTCCATCAGACACAAACGGATCTTGCCGTTACTGTCTTCCAGGCGGGCCAGTTGCTCGATGGCTTCGTTGAGTTCGGCGTCTTCGTCTTCCAATACCAGATAGCTGACGTCTTCCAGTTGACGGTGAAGGTCCTCAAGGGTATCGGCGTGATTTTCCAGCTTCTGCTCGAACAGCGTCACCAATAGCTCCGCTGGCGACCGAGCCTCGATCTGCCCGCGCCGGGCACGCATGCGCATGAGCCGGAAGTCCGCGACGTCACCCTCGCGTATGGTAATCAGTCGTTTTCTCTGCAGGATACAGGCGACGGAAATGGTGGCGTGCCGGCCCTCGCTGTGTGTCACAAACAGCGAGTGGACGTGGATACCCGCCTGATCGACAAAACAACGGGCGGAGGCTTCGATCTCCTCGACCTCCTCGAACTCCGGCACGTCGCCATGGAGTAGCTTCTGCAACAATGTCCGTTCGCGCTCATCCGGCTCGTGGGCATCAATCCAGTCTGCGGTGGCGAGGTTATCCGCAAGTTCCTCCGCGGTTCCTTCGATTTCCCTGATGACGCCGTTGTCGATGCCGAAAAGCCTGAGCATAGGATGTCCTCGTGTCCCGAAAGTAAATTCCGTTACCCAGCAGTGTAGGCAACTTGATTGGGATTCATCAGCTTATCGCCTCGGGGCATAGGTCGAAATTGCTCCACACGAGGCTGGCGTGAATCGATAACTGGCTTTAAGGGGCGGTATCGATGTGAGATTGGGGATTAAGTGGCGGCAATGCCTGCTTAGCCGAGGCCTCTTTACGCCCGGCTATCCGGGCCCCGGCAACCGCGCGTTCCAGGTCTCTCCAAACCCGGTCGGTGTTGGCCTCCCCTCGGCCGCCGTAGCGCGCTTCACCGAGTTTCAGGAGTGCTTTCCTGAGTTCCGGGTTATGGCGCGGATCGTGTCCGGGCGTTCTTGCGGCCCAAACATCCAATGCCGCATACAGCCGCGCGTTATCCCGCCGGGCGATGGTCTTTTTAACATCGCGATAGGCATGGGTTTCGGAATCACGGCGACGTGCACGTGCTGTCTCCCAGCGATGGCGCACGGCCCCGCCCCACCGCCGTACGATCCAGAATCCGGCCAGTAGACACAGTAATAACAGCATGGCTACGACGACAACTGAGCGCCAATTGACCTCTGCGCGTGCGGGGGCCGGCGGACCGTCCACATCAAACGCAAAGCCTTCGACCGACGCCGTCTCCACGTTACCGGTGGTCAGGTTGTACCAATCCAGCGAAACGCTCGGAACGTCATACTCGCCACCGCCTTGCGCCACAAAAGTGACGCTTTCGGTGCGCGTGCCGGCCATGGTTCCACGGTCAGACGTCTCCGAAACGACCGGTTCATCCGGATAGACGGCCACGCCGGGGAACTCCAGCTCAGGTAGCAGCGAGGGTAAGAACATCGGCGAGGTCCCCGTCACTTTGGCGACCACCGTCCAGCTCAGGCTGTCGCCGGGCTTCATGGGGTCATCGCCACCCTCGCGGCTCTGTTCGAGCTCCAGCGACTCGGCTGCCAGGAACGGGTCCAGTGATTGGGTGCCCGCCGGGACCACGCCACGGAAACGCAACGGGTCCGTCGAAAGATCCACCTGACGCCGGTCGCCGTTTTCGGAATCGGCGTAAGTGACGCGGACCGTCTGCGGCGGTAAGACAAAATCCCCGGCGACCATCGGATAGAGCCGGTAATGCCGGGTAATGCCCGCCCACGTGTCGCCGTCGACGCGCTCGCTGGTTGGGTTCGTCGAGCGTTCGGGCAAACGCACCATCAGGTTGGGCGCTTCCAGGCCGGGCCACTCCGGCGGCGACGGTAGGTATGTGGGCACCAGCACGGTCAGGCGCAGGCTGAGGGGCGTTCCGGGGATTGCATCGGTCTGTTCGAGCTCGGTTTTCAGTACCGGTGTCTGCTGGCCCATCGCCGGCAACGCCACAAGCAATAAAATCAGCATGCTCCAGAGGTAGTTCATGGCGCCTCCCGCGACTGATCGCGAGCCTCAATCATAAAGCGTTGACGCAGGAAGTCGCCGGTGCGGGTATCGACCGTATTCATCCACTGCTCGGTGCTGAGCAAAGCGCCCTCGCCCTTCTCCTGCGGGACTTGCATTTGGGTCTCTGCACCCCGGTTGGACTCGTTGTCGAAGACCACCTCGTCAGCACCCAACTGTTCCTCGCCGGTGTCCGACTGCTCGCGGGTGCGCTCGATATAATCGACAATCTCCCGGGCGACATCGAGGTTGGTCTGCGCATTCGGATAGTTCGGATCACGTTGCAGCGTGGTTTGAAAAGAGCGAACGGCATCGCGGTAGCCGCGGGATTTAATGTGCGCCATGCCCTGAATGAAGGCGGCCTGGGCAGTTTCGACCCGATCCAGTGTCGTGATGGCCTCGTCGTATTGGCCGTTGCGATAGAGGGCGTAGCCGCGCCACAGTGGGTCGGTGAAACGTTCCGCCGCCGCGGAAAAATCCCGGTCGCGGAATGCCCGCTGGCCCTGCTGGTCCGGGGTCGGGAACCAGTCGATCCAACCGTCCGCACGCGCTGGCTCGACCGGCACCACCAACGCGGCAAGCAACGCCAGACCACTCCAACGCATGGTCCAGCCCCGCCGGAACCACAGCAGCATGAGCAGCGCGACCGGCCAGGCCAGCCAATGGCCGCGATCCAGCCAAGGCTGGTCGACGTTATCCAGCAACGCCTGGCGATAGGCGCTATTCAGTGCCCTTTCGATACGGTCGAGATCCTCGTCGTCCGGTGTGACTGTCACTGAGGTCGCCGAGAGCTGGTTGAGCCCCCGGTCGGGACTATCGCCGGGGCGCAACGCCAAAACCGCAATGGACGAAGCAGTAAACCCGTTGAGCGCCTCGGCGTCGGCAGCAGCCAGTTCATCCAGCACAAAGAGGATACCGCCAGGCTCCGCCTCCCGCTCGAGGATCTCGGAGGCCAACTGCAATGCTGCACCGGCTGCGTCACCGTCTTCCGGCATGACGTCGGGTTCCAGCCCGTCGAGATACGGCACCATGACCTCAGGGTCCTCGGTCATGGGTACGACACGGTGGGCGGTGCCGGCATAGGCCACCAGGGCGGTCCGCGCCCCGGCTCGCCGGTCCAGCAGATCGCGGATTTTTTGTTTGCCACGCTCAAGACGGGACGGCGCCACATCGGTTTCCAGCATCGACGGGGTCACTTTCAGGACCACGACTACCGGTGCAGACTGCGCCACGAAAGGGTCAGGCTGCCGGGACCAGGTCGGCCCGGCTGCGCCGACGATTACCAGAATCAGGCTCAGGCCCACGCCATCGATGGCCTGCCAACGCCGTTTTCCGCTGGAGCCCACCGTCAATGCTTTACGAAGGTGCGGGGCGATGGTCTCGTCGACGGTCACGCGGGAGCGGTGAATCCGGCGCGTGCGCCACCAGAGGAATACCACCAACGGCAGCAGCAACAGCCACAGCGGTCTCATGAAATGGAAAGCCGAAACCAGCAGATTCCAGTCACTCATGACAGCGCTCCCCGGCGAACGCCCCACTGCAGCCATCCCAAGGCCATCAAGCCAATTAACGCTGCGGCCAGCAGCGGCAAGTAGGCCAAAGACTGCCGTGGGCGGTATGACAGGGATTCCACCACGCGAGGCGCCAGCGCATCGATACGCTGGTAGACCTGCTCCAGCGATGCCTCGTTCTCCGCATAGAAATACGCGCCCTGGGTGCTTTGGGCGATGGTTTTCAGGGTCTCCAGATCGACTTTTTCCTCGCCCCGGGCCTGCGGATCGCCGACGCCAATCGTGTAGATCTCCACACCCTGGTCCCGGGCAATCGCCGCCGCATTCACCGGGCTCATGCGGCTCGCAGTGTCGCTGCCGTCCGACAGAAGGATGAGCAGACGCTGCTCGATGTCGCTGGCCTCGAACGTCTTGATGGCGAGGCCGATGGTGTCTCCCAGCGCCGTGTGAGGGCCGGCCATGCCCACCTCGGTACGCCGGAGCAGTTCGGTGACGGTATTCAAGTCTTCGGTTAGCGGGGCCTGAACGTAGGCCTTGGAGCCGAAGACGATCAGCGCCATACGATCGCCCTCACGCCGTGAGATAAAGTCTTCGACCACGTCCCGCACCGCTGCAAAACGCTGCTCCGGCTCACCGTCCGGATTCTGGAAATCCCGGGTGTCCATGGAGCCGGAGATGTCGATGGCCAGCACCACATCCCGGGCCGAGCGGCTCATCTCCACAGGCGCCCCCACCCGCTCCGGCTGCGCCAGGGCCAGAACCAGCAGACTCCAGGCCAGGATCGCTGCGAGCATCTGCAGGCGGCGGCGAACCCGCACAATGGCGCCGGGCCCGGTGGTTGCCCCGGCGGCTTCGACCACGCGCCGGAAGAAGGGGAAACGCAGCGCCGGGACGCGCTCGCGATACGGCGGCAAAAGCCACCAGACTAGTAGTGGCAAGGGCAGCAAAGCCAGCGCCCAGGGCTGGCCGAGGGAGATCACCCGGCCTTCTCCGGCTGCGGTGCACGGTGGTGGCGAATCCAGTCCGCTGCCAATGCCCTCAAGGGTGAATTCGACGCCCTGCCTTTATTCGCGACATAGGGCGCTCGAATCAAGTCACCGCCGCCCTGGGCGAATCGTCCGCCGCCACCGGTCTGATCGAGGAATTGCAGCCAGTCATTGCCGGTCAGGGACACCACTTCACGCCGTGGCCAGGCCGCCAGAGCGGTGCGACGCGGCACTTGGGCAACGATCACCGGATCGCCCTCGGACCGGGCTAGGGCGGCCAGCGCTTCCCGGCGATAAGCGTTGGCCCGCCAACGCCGAGCCGCACGCGAGCCCAAACAGGCCAGCACCAGCAATACGATAAGCGCCAGCCAGAGCCAACCCTGGGTTTGTGGCAGCATTGAGACAGCCGGTGGCTCCGCCGGCTCGGCCAGCCGGCCCATCAGATCAATCAGATCGGGCGTAGCCACAGCAGGTTCGGGCGCACTCATCGCGGCATCAACCCGGTCAGCCGGCGCACTTGCGGCAGGGTTTCCTCGGCGGCGCTGATCGGCAATATCGGTACGCCATACCGGCGTTGCCAATCCAGCACCTGTGCCAGCCGGCCCTGTGCCAGGTCGAGCAGTCGGCGGTGAACGATACGGTCCCCGGTATCGATGTCGGCCTGCAGTTCGCCATTGGATACCACCAGTCGCAGCCCTTCGGGCAGGTTCTCCGCAAAGGGATCGGTGATCAGCCCCAGCACCAGATCGTTGTGCCTGGCGACCCCTGCAATGAGCCGTTCGGTCTCGTCGTCGATCACGTCGAAATCGCTCAGCACGACGACGAGATGGTTCCAGGGCGCAATCCGCGCCACCGATTGCAGGACGCGTGTCAGCGAAACAGGTGTCACTTCCGGGGCATCCGCACGCAATAAATGGTTGGCATCGGTAAGCGCCTGGAGAAAACGATCCAGTGATTTGCGCTGGCGCTGGGGACGGATTTCCGCCAACTGCTCGTCGCCAAAGACGATACCGCCGACGCGGTCGCCCTGATCCAGTATGCGAAAGGCCGCCAATGCCGCCACTTCCGCGGCGGTCACTGACTTCATGTTGAGGCGGGAGCCGAAAAACATCGACATCCGCTGATCGACGACAATCAATGCCGGCCGGTCCCTTTCCTCGTTCATCACCCGGACATGGGTCTCTCCGGTCCGTGCGGTCACTTTCCAGTCGATACTGCGGATGTCGTCGCCCGGCAGATAATGCCGCAGGCTGTCGAAATCGAGCCCACGGCCGCGCAACCTCGAGGCATGGCGCCCGTTCAGTACCGACCGAGCTGGCTGCCGTGGCAGAAAGGTGAGCTTGCGGGCCTCGAATTCAAGGGCACGCAACTGCTCTACTGTTACGTGGACATGGGGTGATGCGTTCGTCGCGCCCCGCTGGGGCGGCATGATTCCGGTACGCATACGGGCGGCACGATCGCGCATGACGAGACCCTCAAGGCAGAGCGACCTGTTGGATGAGTTCGGCGACCACCTGATCCGGTGTCACACCTTCGCCCTGGGCTTCGTAGCTCAGGGTCAGGCGATGGCGCAGAACGTCCGGTGCAATCGCGCGGACATCTTCCGGGTCGACATAATCCCGGCCCTGCAGCCAGGCATGGACCCGGCCACAACGGTCCAGTGCAAGGCTGGCGCGGGGGCTGGCGCCGATGTCGATCCAGCGTGGCAAGTCGTCGCCGAATTCCGCAGGTATCCGCGTGGCGTTCACAATATCGGCCATATACCGGACCATGGCATCGGAAACATGGATGGCCGCGATCTCCCGGCGCGCGGCGAAGACCGCCTCCTGGGGAATGGGCGCAGGTTTTTCGCCTGAGGAGCCTTCGCGTGGCACGTCTGCCTTTGCCTGCTCTTCCCCGCGCACCAGCAGGATCACTTTCACCTCGTCCTCCACCGGCGGATAGGTGATATGCACGTGCATCAGGAAACGGTCCATCTGTGCTTCCGGCAGCGGATAGGTGCCCTCTTGGTCCACCGGGTTCTGGGTCGCCATGACGATAAACAGCGGCTCCATCCGATGGGTTTTGCCGGCAATCGTGACTTGCCGTTCCTCCATTGCTTCGAGCAAGGCGGCCTGAACCTTGGCGGGTGCGCGGTTGATTTCGTCGGCCAGAACAACGTTGGCGAAAATAGGACCGGGCTCGAAACGGAACTCCCCACCCTCATCTGTACGAAAGTATATTTCGGTGCCGGTGACATCGGCCGGGAGCAGATCGGGCGTGAATTGGATGCGGCTGAAGTCGCATTCCAGATTGCGGGCCAGTGCCTTGATGGCGCGGGTCTTGGCCAACCCCGGCATCCCTTCGATGAGCAGATTGCCGTCGGCTAACAGGCCGATGAGCAAACGCTCGATCACGGCGGCCTGGCCGATAATCGCCTCGCTCATCCGTGTCCGCAAGGCAGCGATTTGCTCACGGGCATCTATGGACTCTGTGGCCATACCTGCTCCCAATCCGCTGCCATATCAATCACAACCCAGCCACGCTGTTCCGCTTCGTCGAGCCCGCGGTCCAGCGTTCCAATGTGGCTCTCCCGGTCATAAGCCCATTCCCGCTCACTGTCGGTGTGATGGACAATAAGTCCCAGCCGCGGTCCTTCGCCGGCGGTCGTCCACTCCAGCATCTGGAAGTCGCCATCGGAATTGCCGCCGGCGAGAATCGGCCGTTTGCCGATATGGGTATCAATCGCGACCGGCTTCCCTTCTTTATCGTCGATAAACGCGATGCCGGGATCTTTCATCACCGTGGGCTTACCGTCCATGACTTCGTAATGGCTCTTTCCGGTACTCCCGATCACCTGATTGGAAGGAACGTTGTAGGCGCTTTCAGAGAAAGCCCGAATGAAGTGAACCCCGCCGCCCGAGACAATGTAGGTGGTGAACCCTTCATCCCGGAGGTAGCTCAGCAACTCCAGCATGGGTTGAAAGATCATGTCTGAATAAACCATTCCGGTGTCCGGATGGGTGGCGCTGGCCAGCCAATCCCCGGCTTCGGCCTGGAACGCATCGACGGAGAGGTTTGAATGAGTGGCGGCGACGATCTCCAATAGCCCCGCTTTACCGGATTGCACAACGGTTTCCATATCATTCCTGGCCGCCGCTTTGAGGACATCGGACGACAACACGGACGGATCCTCGTCGGCCATGGCTTGCAGGCGATCTATGGCAAACATGAACTGGAAATAGACCGGTTTTTCAGCCCAGAGTGTACCGTCGTTGTCGAAAACCGCGATGCGATCTTCCTGGGGGACGAAGGTATCCGCCTCCGAATTGGTTACCGACTTCACGAAGTTGATGATGGCTGTCTTGGTTTCGGTCTCGTTCCAAGAAGGGAGCGGATCGGCCTTCGCGGCAATCGAGCTCAGCGCTAACGTAAGCAGAACCACATAGAGATAGAGCTGATGCATCCGTATCAGACTAGGTTTCATGTCGTTTTCCCACGCCATGCTTCTGGTTCATTCCGAGGCGCCCGAGCCGGACGCCCCGATGCTGACTTACTGGCGAAGCGCGGGCTGAATGTTCTCGACATTCTGCAAGCGTTTCATCAGCTCTTCGTTTCTGAGGGTGTTGTAACCCAGGCCCGCCGCATTAAGCGAGGACCCTGTCTGGTAGGGATAGTCGGCGAACGTGCTAAAGAATTGCTTGATCTGCTGCTGTACCGGTACGAACGTCCACATCGTATTCTCGGCGTACCAGCGCAAATACATTTCTGATTCCTTCCAAGCCTTTTCGTAGGGATCGGCACGTAAATGGATGACTTTCGGCCATGTCGGAACTTCGCGAATAGCGCTACTGATATCGCCGGTCAGGATAGCGAAATGTATTTTCCAGTCGCCCACCCTGGCAGCGTTCAGATTGCCGCCCTGATCGAAATAGAAGATCTCGTTGCGAGGGCTCTCATCCACCTTGCCGGACAGGAACGGCAGCATGTTGTAGCCGTCCAGATGGACTTTCCACTCTTTACCATTGAGGGACGCGCCCTCTTTCAGGTCCTCGACAATGTTGTCGTCGCCGACCGCGGCGGCAAAGGTCGGGAACCAGTCTTCCTGACTGATGATGTCGTTAATTTTTTGACCGGGCTCGATCACGCCAGGCCATTTGACCACCAGCGGCACTCGGAAGCCGCCCTCCCAGGTGGTGCCCTTCTCCCCATGAAAAGGCGTGGTGCCGCCATCCGGCCAGGAAACGGTTTCCGCGCCGTTGTCCGTCGAGTAGATCACCACGGTGTTGTCGGCGATGCCCAGTTCGTCGAGTTTGTCGAGTAATTGGCCGACTTGCTT
Coding sequences:
- a CDS encoding HpcH/HpaI aldolase family protein, which codes for MLTTNATKHKLWEGKAVYGLLNAVPSPWLVEMIGYAGYDFVILDTEHLSTNPESVEHMIRAAECAGITPLVRVPQPDVAAIAHALDSGAQGIVVPRVRNAAEARAVVNMARYAPQGERGITGGRTTGFGTLPLGRYLEQANREILVVLMIEDAEGLRNGEDIARVPGVDWLLEGAVDLSQSLGVPGEPLHPHVQEAIRGLAEACRTAGRHFCALPRTAEQLAHWRAWGAQAFLLGEDRSIMFRQLKAHLDNSKV
- a CDS encoding response regulator transcription factor; amino-acid sequence: MRDRVNQIQTNESWQKNLAVLIEHQRLRSFPAMLEAFLSTLCFFDTILLLTYKKALRPLLVHPSDPEEQSDTLRQYLKHAYVLDPLFHAIKNGTSPGIVRLAEIMPDSFKSTEYYQTCYQNFGLVDEINLLIRLDDKLTCAITLGRKASLDCISRTELNALQEFYPVISALVRQFWQAQSGEFLQYGRSDGPMKRALSTFASGVLTQREREITDLILRGFSSQAIADHLKISVGTVKVHRKNIHTRLNTSTQAEIFTQFINHLNQLEEPQ
- a CDS encoding aldehyde dehydrogenase, encoding MKTSAEWKALSESVTLHGQAFINGRFQDALSGETFPAINPATATRLADIASCDADDVDQAVAAARDAFVSGAWSDLAPGDRKRVLLRLADLMEQHGDELAVLDSLDMGKPISEMISVDVPDSINCLRWTAESIDKLYGEIAPTGHDTLGLISHEPAGVVAAITPWNYPLMMATWKIAPALAAGNSVILKPSEKSALSVLRLAALAKAAGIPDGVFNVLPGFGHTAGKALALHNDVNVLTFTGSSRVGGLLMEYAGQSNLKRVWIEAGGKSPMLVFEDCEDIEKAASTAAAAIFSNQGEVCIACSRLYVQSSIRERFTEALLEAAKVYRPRNPLDPETRMGALVDKTQLETVASYIQSAIDEGARVLTGGVPEAEPGKGYFVEPTIIGEAQNHMRFVQEEIFGPVLAVGEFSDEAEAIHLANDNRYGLGASVWTGNLSRAHRVSRKIQSGMVWVNGWGGGDSTMPFGGVKASGYGRDKSLHSLEKYTDLKTVWISL
- the corA gene encoding magnesium/cobalt transporter CorA translates to MLRLFGIDNGVIREIEGTAEELADNLATADWIDAHEPDERERTLLQKLLHGDVPEFEEVEEIEASARCFVDQAGIHVHSLFVTHSEGRHATISVACILQRKRLITIREGDVADFRLMRMRARRGQIEARSPAELLVTLFEQKLENHADTLEDLHRQLEDVSYLVLEDEDAELNEAIEQLARLEDSNGKIRLCLMDSQRDISFLLRHLRKDPEHADTLREIMRDVETLMSHTAFLFDKINFLMDSTQGFINIEQNQIIKIFSIAAVVFLPPTLVASIYGMNFKVMPELDWLLGYPMAIGLMIMAGIAPYLYFKTKNWL
- a CDS encoding BatD family protein — translated: MNYLWSMLILLLVALPAMGQQTPVLKTELEQTDAIPGTPLSLRLTVLVPTYLPSPPEWPGLEAPNLMVRLPERSTNPTSERVDGDTWAGITRHYRLYPMVAGDFVLPPQTVRVTYADSENGDRRQVDLSTDPLRFRGVVPAGTQSLDPFLAAESLELEQSREGGDDPMKPGDSLSWTVVAKVTGTSPMFLPSLLPELEFPGVAVYPDEPVVSETSDRGTMAGTRTESVTFVAQGGGEYDVPSVSLDWYNLTTGNVETASVEGFAFDVDGPPAPARAEVNWRSVVVVAMLLLLCLLAGFWIVRRWGGAVRHRWETARARRRDSETHAYRDVKKTIARRDNARLYAALDVWAARTPGHDPRHNPELRKALLKLGEARYGGRGEANTDRVWRDLERAVAGARIAGRKEASAKQALPPLNPQSHIDTAP
- a CDS encoding VWA domain-containing protein yields the protein MSDWNLLVSAFHFMRPLWLLLLPLVVFLWWRTRRIHRSRVTVDETIAPHLRKALTVGSSGKRRWQAIDGVGLSLILVIVGAAGPTWSRQPDPFVAQSAPVVVVLKVTPSMLETDVAPSRLERGKQKIRDLLDRRAGARTALVAYAGTAHRVVPMTEDPEVMVPYLDGLEPDVMPEDGDAAGAALQLASEILEREAEPGGILFVLDELAAADAEALNGFTASSIAVLALRPGDSPDRGLNQLSATSVTVTPDDEDLDRIERALNSAYRQALLDNVDQPWLDRGHWLAWPVALLMLLWFRRGWTMRWSGLALLAALVVPVEPARADGWIDWFPTPDQQGQRAFRDRDFSAAAERFTDPLWRGYALYRNGQYDEAITTLDRVETAQAAFIQGMAHIKSRGYRDAVRSFQTTLQRDPNYPNAQTNLDVAREIVDYIERTREQSDTGEEQLGADEVVFDNESNRGAETQMQVPQEKGEGALLSTEQWMNTVDTRTGDFLRQRFMIEARDQSREAP
- a CDS encoding VWA domain-containing protein — encoded protein: MISLGQPWALALLPLPLLVWWLLPPYRERVPALRFPFFRRVVEAAGATTGPGAIVRVRRRLQMLAAILAWSLLVLALAQPERVGAPVEMSRSARDVVLAIDISGSMDTRDFQNPDGEPEQRFAAVRDVVEDFISRREGDRMALIVFGSKAYVQAPLTEDLNTVTELLRRTEVGMAGPHTALGDTIGLAIKTFEASDIEQRLLILLSDGSDTASRMSPVNAAAIARDQGVEIYTIGVGDPQARGEEKVDLETLKTIAQSTQGAYFYAENEASLEQVYQRIDALAPRVVESLSYRPRQSLAYLPLLAAALIGLMALGWLQWGVRRGALS
- a CDS encoding DUF4381 domain-containing protein, whose amino-acid sequence is MSAPEPAVATPDLIDLMGRLAEPAEPPAVSMLPQTQGWLWLALIVLLVLACLGSRAARRWRANAYRREALAALARSEGDPVIVAQVPRRTALAAWPRREVVSLTGNDWLQFLDQTGGGGRFAQGGGDLIRAPYVANKGRASNSPLRALAADWIRHHRAPQPEKAG
- a CDS encoding DUF58 domain-containing protein, producing the protein MRDRAARMRTGIMPPQRGATNASPHVHVTVEQLRALEFEARKLTFLPRQPARSVLNGRHASRLRGRGLDFDSLRHYLPGDDIRSIDWKVTARTGETHVRVMNEERDRPALIVVDQRMSMFFGSRLNMKSVTAAEVAALAAFRILDQGDRVGGIVFGDEQLAEIRPQRQRKSLDRFLQALTDANHLLRADAPEVTPVSLTRVLQSVARIAPWNHLVVVLSDFDVIDDETERLIAGVARHNDLVLGLITDPFAENLPEGLRLVVSNGELQADIDTGDRIVHRRLLDLAQGRLAQVLDWQRRYGVPILPISAAEETLPQVRRLTGLMPR